The sequence below is a genomic window from Amia ocellicauda isolate fAmiCal2 chromosome 6, fAmiCal2.hap1, whole genome shotgun sequence.
gtaaaaccaatgcacttgcatattttttcacaactgaagcagttaaaataaatacaattatattttttgttaaaataaaataacctttttacttttcacaacctaggcattttaaataaaaatacaattatatatttatttttgctaacataaaataagccATTTAGTATAAATTTTAACTATGTTATTTATAATATGGAAGTAGGGAAGTGTTCTCGTATCTGCTCCATGATGCGAAGGGTGGTCGTCTGCCTCTGCAGTGCATGAGCATGAGTGAACTGGAGCCGGTTGAGTGTCCACACTGCCAAGATCAAATACTACCAATGCATTTTATGGGTCTGTACCATCTTCCTGAGAGGTGCATTTGATCTGACTGCTGAGTGTTTCTGGCATTTTtgagcaggatcaaatgctactgaTGCAATTGAtgtggatcagaaatggcagtgtaaatgcacctaatctgtgtgtgagagaaaattCATGTATCTTTGTGTAATGAAACCCATTGCTCTGTTGATACCAGACATCCATTTAAggatctcctctctctctctctctctctagggcAGTGTGATGTCCATGACTGTATTCTTTCCTCTGGATACTGCCCGTCTGATGTTACAAGGTGCAACTGACCTTTCATagagactggactggactgctgcagagtcactgactggacaggactgaactgctgcagagtcactgactggactggactggactgctgcagagccactgactggactggtgcAGTGTCACTGACTGGACATGACTGAACTGCTGCAGAGCCACTGACTGGgcaggactggactgctgcagagtcactgtctgaactggactggactgctgcagagtcactgactatGTTTACATGCAGAATATTTGGTATTTcggaattaattaattcagaatGGATATTCCGAACCAACTGTTTACATGATCTCACATTCATGAAGTTATTGTGGGTACCTGTTTACATGTCAGTCATATAACCCGAATAGGCCACTTTGTGACTTGCGCAGTGTCATTTTGCTGCGCAGTTTGCCTTTTCTCGCATACAGTAAGAGACATGTTACTTCACATTTTGTGCATCTTGCTGGCTTTAGTCATGTCCTTGCGATTAAGACAGAAGCAGAAATTGCAAACTCTCACCCTACTATTCAGACGTCGATGACATGAAGCAGAGGTATTTACTTCAAATGTCATGATCATGTAcagcagataaataaatacatctctaTCCACAAGAGTCACATGTCATGAATGGGTGAAAGTGAAAGTAAGGACTGGTGGCAAAGAGTTGGATGGAAGCAAGACTTTAGATTGACACGTCTATCTCTCACAAAACTATGCACCCTGATGGAAAGTGTGATGGCCCCAGATGATGTAACTTTAATCATGCGTGTGGCAAATGTTTTGTACACCTTAGGAAGCTGTGCTGAGTATTGCATCAGAGCAGACCAAGAGGAGTATGCGCACTAATCTTTTACTCATTCAGATTCATAATGTAATCCGAACAATCATTTATATGGCTAATATTCTCCTATTGAGGGGTTTATCAAAGGCATATACCAGGTCATTTACACAAAATgaaatttcattcagaatggcTCTGTTCGGGTTATTCTATTCCGAATTAGGTGTTTATATGAGGGACTTTATTCTGACTTTATTCAGATTATTAACGGAATATTAAGCTGCATGTAAACATATTCACTGACTTGACTGGACtggtgcagagtcactgactggactgtacTGCTGCTGAGTCACTGACTGTCacccactctctccctcccctttaCAGTGGATGACAAGAGGAGTTGTCGCTCCACTCCTGCTGTCCTCTCTGACATCATCAGGGAGGAGGGTCTGTGAGCACAATCTGTGGTTTCgatcttttcttttgtttttcttatttttcccaACATctgataaaaatacaaaatgaaaatgccCAAACTTCCCAGTTTAGAGCTCAATACAGTGTAGACTTGCAATACATCAGAGTATctgtcagggtgtgtgtgtgtgtgaatgtgactgtatgtgtaagtgtgtctgtctgtgtgtgtgattgtcagATAGACACCCCTGTCAATATGCTTCAGTTCAGGTGAAATAGATACATACAGAAATAGGAAAACCATAAcgaatgaatgaaaaaaatgaagaatctAAATAAGTTTGTACGAAATGCATAAATGACTGAATAATTCAATAGacgaatgaatgaatacattgcTTAATGCATGGATGAATGACATGGATGAGTgaagttctctctctctgctcgtGTGTCAGACTGGCTCCCTACAGAGGTTGGCTGGCTGTGATCTGCTCTGTGTTCTGCTCCAGCTTCATCTACTTCTACTGCTTCCATAGCCTAAGGGCAGTCTGGGGCCTCCAGCCCACCCCCACTACTGACCTCATGGTGGGCATCATCGCAGGTACATAGCACTTGTACTATACTACAGTCCAGCATTGGCTCTAGTCTGGGCCCGATATTATACTATAATCTAGTCTTAACCCAGGTGACTTCTGCCCTTTGACCCTCACAGGTGTGGTGAACGTGCTGGTGACCACTCCACTCTGGGTAGTTAACACCAGGATCAAACTGCAGGGGGCGAACCTCCAAAATGCCAACATCCGCCCGACGTGCTACAGCGGCATTGTGGGTGAGGGCAAATGGTGTGGCTGTAAGATTGACAGACTGGGAGTCTGAGACACACTGGTACACACTGGGAGACACAGAGTGATACACAGAGGCATAGAGACGCACTGAGAGGCGCACAGAACACTCTGAGGAACATAGAGAGATAaagagacacactgagagacataGAGGGatactgagagacagagagagagagaaagagggaaaaaCTGAGACAAAGAGGCACAGAGAGATGCATAGAGACAttgagacacactgagagacagacactgaTGCATAGTTGAACTCATGCACATTCATCTCTCCCCCCCAGACGGGCTGGTGCAGACGGTGCGAGGGGAAGGTCTGGGAGGTCTGTGGAATGGCACTGTACCCTCTCTCCTCCTGGTGCTGAACCCCGCTGTGCAGTTCAGTGTGTATCAGGGCTTGAAGAGACACTTAGGGGGAGACACTACTGAGGtatattgactgactgactgactgatacactgacacactgactgacagacacactcactgactcacTTTGTGTCTCCGCGTGTGTGTCCAGCTTTCTTCTCTCCAGGTGTTTGTCATGGGAGCCGTGTCCAAGACCGTGgccactgtcctcacctaccccCTCCAGACAGCGCAGTCCCTCCTCAGGGTGAgtgtctgtctttctccctctctttatatctccttctctctctccaattcaattcaattgcaCAGAGCTTTATTGACATGCTATTGTGACCGCAGTGCTGCCAAAGCAGTGACAGACAGGCCCAGAACTGGAATAGAAGCTGGAGCCTGTTGAGTCAACGAGTCAGGTGAGAATCTGACaccctcacacactcacaatcactCAATCACTCTCctgcaaacacaaacagacagaatGCTACAGAAACCCAAATTAACAGTACTCTGTGCCCATACCCCACTAGGACGCAAGGCATGCTATGTCTGTTCAGAGGACTGGAGGCGAAGCTGCTGCAGACAGTGCTGACCGCTGCCCTCATGTTCCTGCTGTACGAGAACATCGCACACTACACCTTCCAGATTATTGGGACCAACCGGGACACCTGATTGGCCAGGACCACAACCTCAGGCACCACCAAGTGGCTGAGAACTGGAGGAAGTGGGAAGTGAGCAGGTTTTGTGTGGGGTGGGACAACTTTTGTTTTAAGTTGAatcaaatacagctctggaaaaaattgagaccactgcaaaattatcagtttctctggttttattatttataggtatgtgtttgggtaaaacaaacatttttgttttattctataaattactgataacatttctaccaaattccaaataaaaatatgaatggaatggaatggctgccatacatgtagagacgctgatttaagaacaaattgcaatggtctcttaattttttccagagctgtatgtatttttatatattttattagtttatttttttaatgtttttatatattaaaaaacattccCTGTGCATTATAACTTATGACTGTAGCTCCCTGGGACCCAGACTGACATTTCTGCACTGCCAGCTGATTCTGAAAGACTGAAATATTAGAACTGGCTAccttttgtgattttatttttcccatttGTATTGTAAGAGACTACGCCTGTGTCAgtaaatattctttattgggttaagtattttacgtttcagttaaaaaccaaaatttagaattcaaaattgtaattcttttgataacattaaaaaaaaaaaacaattctaaaatcaaatcttaaacattaaaatataaaagtgaaaCAACATATAaagttaattcaaaataaatgtattaaagaatacaaaaattaaatttGTGCTTAAATTTAGCAAACtgccaaaaacaaatcaaaatgtaatctaATACATTGAATAGTTAACggaaaatgcatcagataaatcaaaaactgaacaaaaccattaaaagaacaaaaccaaaacaatctgatgcatttaaaaggaatatgaattttcaatgtattagaCAAAGAAACGGAACAAAACcatcaatcaataaaaaaaaaaactgttatgCCTGTCTGGGGGAAATATTATGCCTACATAGAGAAGAatagggaagaggatggccttaacaaccagcaccttaccagtcatcgtcaaggtccttgttaAAGTTAAAGCTTCCTCCCAACTCtaggtgcccgtgttggtcccgtcgatcgtgatccccagaaccttgatggccgtcttcacagggaacacggttgGCGGGGCCcagccgacaggccatgcctgagagaggtagacctcgctttTGGTGTTATTGACAGCAGCCCCCGTCACTCTGCACAAGCTGTCCAGCAGTTCTTCCACCCTGGCCACAGACggcgcgtccgtgcagaccacagcCACATCGTaaatgtaggccagggctttcagttgctctcagCCGGCGCCCAGGAGACAGAAACCCGGGCGTCCCGgcagatcgcctgcatgaacggctccaaacagaggacATGTATCAGGGCTGATGGGACAACCCTGTCAAACCCCCAACCTGACCAGAAATGGTTGCATCAGGTGGTGGTTCatgaggaccctgctgcttatgCTGCTGTAAATGATCTTGACCCATCTCCTCAAGCCAAGAGCAAGGTCCATCCTCTCCATCACGAGCTGTAtacgtggcccactctgtcgaaggccttctcctggtccaagctgatcagGATCAGGGGAAGCCTTCTCTTGTTCGAGTAGGTCACGACATCGCTGAGCAGCATGGCATTGTCAGCCGCCAATCTCCCCCCCGGGGCACCACAGAcatggtcgggacccacgacttgagggagtggccgctgtagCCGGACTgtaagtgctttggccagtatcttgtagtcggtccacaggaggctgaccggccgccggTTTTTCAGATCCTTTGGATCAGATCCTTCTCTTCTCCATAGAAGGTGCCGGTttaccctctctgtacaccaACCCCAAGACCTGTGCCAGATCTATGCCTGTGTCAGTATGTATAGTTTCGCTGCTCAATGACTGTAAGCACAGTGGGAAGCACAAACTACATTTCTCATGAGGCCTTATAGCCAAGTCCACAATTCAGTGGTAGGGTTCTCCATcccagtgcattgtgggtacTTTAGTTTCCTGGACTCTGATTGTtttgctgtactgtactacgcTACTGCCATCTGATTTGGAGTTAATGTGCAGTACACAGTGAATGGAGGTAAATACACAGCTGATGTAGGGCTAAGCTGCCCCATCTTGGGTATGGTATTCTGCCTGCCTTGCCAGTTGCCTGAACTCCTATGTGGTGGACACTGGAATGAGCGAACTGTGTTTTCCATGAGCATGTGCAGCTGCCTCCCAGTGCATGTAGCTAGTGAGCATGTGTAGAGCCCTCGGCCCTGGACTgtctttactgtactgtactatactgtacacTGCGCGCTGATTCAGAATCCCTTTTGTGCTTTGTATTTTCTCTCCAGATTCATCATACATCAAGTGTGCTGAGGAAAACAGCAGAGACACTTTCTGTTGCACTGAAAAACACTCcggttattttaatttttgggGGTGTCTGAGAAAGGGACTGAGAGGATTCTGTTTGTTGTGGTACTTTACTTTCTATTGCAGTGTTGAAACTGCTGTGTGCTTTGTATTTGGTGTGTTACCACCTTGCACTGTACGATTTGCAGGTTTTACACTGTGTGCACTGGTGTCCTCTTTGGGAGTCAGGCCCAATGCCTGCTTGCCAGAATGTTCTTTTCAAAGACATGCAATTATAGCTTCTCACCACGTGGTGGAGCCCTGTTCCCACTATTCTATTGTACTGTGTTGCACTGTATTAAAAAAGTAGTTTTATTGTTCatgtctttttgtttgtgtataaatatatgggCTTcagacaaattattattattattgtaattataataataataacaatatggtatatttttgtatccacctctattattattatgattatttgactaatgttttttttccctgcaAAGTAGTTACATTAACTACTTCCTAGTTACTACTTAACTTGGAAGTATGAATATGAAACGCTGTAAAATATTGGAAACCATAGATTTCGGTGTATATCCGGTTTGTTGCAGCACACTTTCTGCGAAAAGTTATTTTAGAAAGTGAACGACCTGGATTCCCATTGGCGCACAGCCTTACACAGCGACACCAGAGCGGCCGCGGATTGGTCCGGAAGTAAGACTAGACGCACTTGTTCTGCACTCCGATTGGACAACGTCGCTGTCAGTCGTCCTCGCTGTTTGAAAGAAATGTGGTTCCCGAGGCGGCCGGGAGCAGAGGCAGGGCGGGGATTGGCTGCTTGCTGGTGTCAATCGAGCCGGCGCCGCATGCCATTGGGTGACCTTCCCTAACGGGGGCGGGTGAAGTGGAAGGAAAACGGGCGGGTTTTCCGGCTGAAGTTTAATATTGGAAATCGGAAGCGAGTTGTGATAGTATGGGGGGGTGGTCGGGCTGTTACATGTTGCCTGACAACAATAATATTGGCAATAATGAAACCGTAATCTAAACAACGCGACTGGCGCACTgtataccccccacccccccgacaCCGCCGCGCTGTGGATACTGTAACTCCTGAGAGAGGCGAGGCGATTGTCTTCACGCTGCTCGGGACAGACAGGGGCAATTGTCAGAGGATCTGCTCCTCCTGGCTTGATTTATTGTTCTATTCATCATATAACTGTACTGTTCATGAAGGTCCCCCGCGGACAGGGGCTCAGGCATGGAGTCTTTTACAGGTACGTTCTTTTTTTGCTGTGGCTGCTGTAGGTACCCTGTCGTAGTAGCGTAATAGTAAGTGTTGAGTACAGTGGAAACACGCCTGCTATGATTCAGAAACGACTACGATCATAACCGGCGCTTAGCCATAACATAGCCTCACAGGATATGATATACAAAGGGTGCAATAATGAGCAATAGCGTTTATTTACCTACTGGTCAAAGTACTGTTTGACATGGTCTTCACGAAATCCCAGACAGACGTGTGTCTAATAAACACACTTCCACCCGTGCACAAGTTAAAACAACTgtattgttaattatttcatGTTGTGCCATTCCATTAATTAATAGACAGCCATGTTAACATGACAGTTGGCCAGTTTCCGtgccataataataatgtctgcCCTCATTATCATTGCATATTCGAGGAGCGTCATATTTTGAGGTCCATCCGGAAAATGACAGTGTTTTGAGGTAGAAGAGCAGCGCATCACAGGTCAAAGAGCCGCGGAGCCGCTGCAGCCGGTGATCGGCCGCGTCACAGATCAGTTGCGGAAGCCCTCGCACACGTGTACCGGGCAGACGCGCTGAACACGGGCTGCTCTGTAAGCTGGCCGTGTTCATCGTTTTAACATGCTTTTTTGAGAGAAATGTCCCGGGTGAAGGGGACGTGTGTGTCAGCTGTAAGTGTCTAGGGGACAGTGTTGTATGGGATGTCGAATACCAGTACTCACACTCACAATctcactcttacacacacactaacactttCACTCtcactaaaacacacacactctcattcAGTCTCGTACACGAACGCACTTTCATTCACTCTCACACCATGGAATTGGTTACTAATTGCTGAAGGCCCAACTGTCCTAATaatctctctgtctcccctAGTGAGTGAGTTTCTGCAGTGATGGGAATCCCCAGAGCCCCAGCACACAGGAAATAGAACCAGTACAGGTacctcctctttctctcttcaaAGCAAGCTTTATTGGAATGTGGCCAACGCATTGACAGACAAAGTGAAGAGGAAAAGGAAATACAGTACAATTTAAACAAGAAtgtgaactttcttatgttcttcactTATTAATAAAATTACAAACAGCTTTCCAGATTTTACATGTGTGCAGTTATTATACATGTGTGTCCAGACTCTGTGCTCCTCCAGCCCCACTCTGTgcctcccctctccccccctttctccttctctctccttctctctccccacTCTGAGtctcctgtctctccctctcttcctccctctccaaGGTTTTAACCTAAGTAGCTGACTGCAGCCTGTGGCGGGTTAAGTCGTGTGTGCAGCTGTCTAGACTCAGGAGCCTCTCCTATAAACACCCaaaaagaaaatgggaaaaaaacacCCACAAGATTGATGCCAAAACTGTGTTTGTCTCTCCATCCAAAATCCACTATCTGACTGCTGAAGAATGTTGCTCCTCCCAAACACGCAGGCCTGCTGAGACACAGGcctgactgacactgactctctctttctctctctccctctgcttaTGTATCCCTTttggtctgtctctctccctctctctgtatctgGCCCCCTATGTCCCCCCCGACTAACTGCTTCACAGGGAATCAGCCACTTTGATCATTGGAAGAAGCTCAGACTCCTCTTTGACCCCTACAGACTCCTTCCTGCATCATCACTCTCTGTATTCTTCCCTTTATTCTTGGATAAATTGCGTTCTCTTCTGTCCCAGGTCTATCTGTCGCCTCACCCTCCATCACCCTGGCGACCCTGCCCGAGCCCATGGGGGAGGAGCCTGGCCCTGTCCCCATGGCCCCTGCCGCGGCACCCGGCTCCGCCCCCAGCCCGCAGAGTGAAGCGGTGACCAATGAGCTGCAGGAGCTGTCCCTCCAGCCCACCCCCAAAGTGCTGCCCCTGAGAGAAAGGAAGAACGGtgagtgtgagtttgtgtgttgcACACTAATGCGCTCCCTTACCCACGAAATGACAGTCCATGTGTCGAGAAACGTGTCCATCCCGGACAAATATGAAGACAAAATAATCGTTTAAAAAAGCGTGCATGTAAGTATGTTCCGCcccagaaacaaaaacagtgaaacaatAGTGTGCTGTGAAATACATCCCCCTGGAAACCATGTCAGGTGACTGTGTTCTTAAAATACCTTCCCCTGGAAacaatataaagaaataaaaaaaataaaaaggatgtACTATGAAATACATCCGTGCCGGTTAACAGAATCTAACAACAGTGTGCCGGTTCCCCCCGAGGAACACCTCCCTCACCCTCTCACTCCCTttttctgcctctctctctgcctcaacACCCATTCCACCTCACCTTATTTTCTCCAtttctctcttcttcttcctgcctctctccctccctccctccctctgctcCAGGCTACACTATCCACAAAGGGCACCAGCTTTCAGACAAGTTGCTACAGGCAAATCTCTGTCCCTCGCAGCTAGAAGGTGTTGGAATCGGCCCCAGTGGCAGATTTTAGTGTCAGTGTTATATGCACGTTATTGTGCAGAGTGCACAGTGCGCAGGGTGAGATGTGCTGGGAGTCCCCAgagagacaacacacacacacacacacacacacacacacacttgctcactcccacacacaccccccatGCCTGTCCTGTACACATCATATCTGTGGCACAATGCAAATTGCTGTGCACGGTTTATTTCATTGGGTTTCCGAGTGTAGATGAGGTTAGTGCTAATACAGTGTAGTATAGCACACTGTCATGCAATGCAGTGTGTTGTAGAGCTGTGTAGTAGGTTGCAGTGTAGTGGAGTGTTATGTagagtagagtagtgctgtgcAGTAACATGTGTACTATAGTGTAGCCTGTAGAGTATTGTGTTTTGGTTGAGGAGACCAATTTAAGTATAGAAAAATGCAGGAGGGGGATTGTAACAATTAAAATTGCGTAactgcaagtgtgtgtgtgtgtgtgtgtgtgtgagtgaggctgtgtgtgaatgaatgaatgaattaattaatgtgtgtgtgtgtgtgtgtcactttaTGACTGGGTGTCTGTGTTTGGGGGAGATGGTTTGTGTCCGGGCAGGTTAAAGGTCAGTGCCTGCTTCTAATTGTTTGGAGGTAGACAGAAAGAAatgcatgtaaatatttgtcCCCTTAAGTGTAGGTGTGGCTACACTGACTAACACTGTTTTGACTGATCCAATacaacacactctctcacacacacttagacacaaacatacacacatcctggcactctcacacacatgcaaacatacccagacatacacacacgcatgcacacacactctcaccctCAGACACTAATACATACTCActctcacagtcacacacacactcagacacccACACATACAGACGCCTGCTCTCCCGCTCTCTCTTCCACACACTTCCTACCTTTTCCACACACTCAgtccctccctcctccttccccctccctctctctcagtgtgttcaGAGATAAGGACTGAAGGGA
It includes:
- the slc25a17 gene encoding peroxisomal membrane protein PMP34 isoform X1, with protein sequence MRSDFGGEKLSYENVVHAVAGAVGSVMSMTVFFPLDTARLMLQVDDKRSCRSTPAVLSDIIREEGLLAPYRGWLAVICSVFCSSFIYFYCFHSLRAVWGLQPTPTTDLMVGIIAGVVNVLVTTPLWVVNTRIKLQGANLQNANIRPTCYSGIVDGLVQTVRGEGLGGLWNGTVPSLLLVLNPAVQFSVYQGLKRHLGGDTTELSSLQVFVMGAVSKTVATVLTYPLQTAQSLLRCCQSSDRQAQNWNRSWSLLSQRVRTQGMLCLFRGLEAKLLQTVLTAALMFLLYENIAHYTFQIIGTNRDT
- the slc25a17 gene encoding peroxisomal membrane protein PMP34 isoform X2, producing MSMTVFFPLDTARLMLQVDDKRSCRSTPAVLSDIIREEGLLAPYRGWLAVICSVFCSSFIYFYCFHSLRAVWGLQPTPTTDLMVGIIAGVVNVLVTTPLWVVNTRIKLQGANLQNANIRPTCYSGIVDGLVQTVRGEGLGGLWNGTVPSLLLVLNPAVQFSVYQGLKRHLGGDTTELSSLQVFVMGAVSKTVATVLTYPLQTAQSLLRCCQSSDRQAQNWNRSWSLLSQRVRTQGMLCLFRGLEAKLLQTVLTAALMFLLYENIAHYTFQIIGTNRDT